Proteins encoded within one genomic window of Polynucleobacter duraquae:
- a CDS encoding NADH-quinone oxidoreductase subunit M, whose amino-acid sequence MILSFAIWIPIFFGIIILFYGSERPTAGVRWLALFGSVLGFIATLPLIIHFDIANPGMQFVEKMSWIPRYDINYYLGIDGISVWFIVLTAFINILVVIAAWEVIDKKVSQYMASFLILSGLMIGVFAALDALLFYVFFEATLIPMYIIIGVWGGHNRIYAAFKFFLYTLLGSLLTLIAMLYLYNATNTFDILAWHNARLDIVEQILLFFAFFMAFAVKVPMWPLHTWLPDVHVEAPTGGSVVLAAIMLKLGAYGFLRFSLPIAPDASQYLGPFIIFLSLVAVIYVGAVALVQKDMKKLVAYSSVAHMGFVTLGFFLFSPLGIEGGIVQMISHGFVAGAMFLSIGVLYDRMHTRQIADYGGVVHRMPAFTAFAVLMAMANCGLPATSGFVGEFMVILAAVDYDFVIGILAATALILSAAYSLWMVKRVFFGAITNQHVEELKDLNAREYFMMAVLSICVIGMGVYPKPFTDIIHPAVINLLQHVAVSKL is encoded by the coding sequence ATGATTCTTTCTTTCGCCATCTGGATCCCGATTTTCTTCGGCATCATTATTTTGTTCTACGGTTCAGAGAGGCCTACAGCTGGTGTTCGCTGGTTAGCCCTCTTTGGTTCTGTGCTGGGCTTTATTGCAACGCTGCCATTAATTATTCATTTTGATATTGCCAATCCTGGCATGCAATTTGTTGAAAAGATGAGCTGGATTCCGCGTTACGACATTAACTACTACTTGGGTATCGACGGAATATCAGTTTGGTTTATTGTTTTGACAGCTTTTATCAATATCCTCGTAGTGATTGCTGCTTGGGAAGTAATTGATAAGAAGGTTTCTCAATACATGGCTTCCTTCCTAATCCTGTCTGGATTAATGATTGGAGTGTTCGCAGCTCTAGATGCTTTGTTGTTCTATGTATTCTTCGAGGCAACCCTAATCCCGATGTACATCATCATCGGTGTATGGGGTGGCCATAACCGCATCTATGCGGCATTCAAGTTCTTCTTGTACACCTTGCTTGGCTCACTGCTGACTTTGATTGCCATGCTGTACTTGTATAACGCAACAAATACTTTTGATATCTTGGCTTGGCATAACGCTCGTCTAGATATCGTTGAGCAAATCCTCCTATTCTTTGCCTTCTTCATGGCTTTTGCTGTAAAGGTGCCAATGTGGCCGTTGCATACTTGGTTGCCAGACGTTCACGTTGAGGCTCCAACTGGTGGATCTGTTGTGTTGGCTGCGATCATGTTGAAGCTAGGTGCCTATGGCTTCTTGCGATTCTCTTTGCCAATTGCTCCAGATGCCAGTCAGTACCTTGGACCATTCATCATCTTCTTATCTTTGGTAGCTGTAATCTACGTTGGTGCAGTAGCGCTAGTTCAAAAAGATATGAAAAAGCTGGTGGCCTATTCATCAGTAGCGCATATGGGTTTTGTAACGCTCGGTTTCTTCCTCTTTAGCCCTTTGGGTATTGAGGGCGGTATTGTGCAGATGATTTCTCATGGCTTTGTTGCTGGAGCGATGTTCCTTTCCATTGGCGTGCTGTATGACCGCATGCATACTCGTCAAATTGCAGATTACGGCGGCGTTGTGCATCGTATGCCTGCCTTCACAGCCTTTGCAGTGTTGATGGCAATGGCGAACTGCGGCTTACCTGCTACCTCTGGATTTGTTGGTGAGTTCATGGTGATTTTGGCTGCTGTGGATTATGACTTCGTCATTGGTATCTTGGCGGCGACTGCGTTGATTCTGAGCGCTGCTTATTCCTTATGGATGGTCAAGCGTGTATTCTTTGGCGCGATTACCAATCAGCATGTTGAGGAATTAAAAGACCTCAATGCGCGCGAGTATTTCATGATGGCAGTGCTATCTATCTGCGTGATCGGTATGGGTGTTTATCCAAAGCCTTTTACCGACATCATTCATCCAGCTGTGATTAATCTGCTGCAGCATGTTGCTGTTAGCAAACTCTGA
- the nuoN gene encoding NADH-quinone oxidoreductase subunit NuoN, with the protein MQAFDLYAVLPELVLLVVACLLLVASVYVPERQPASPGVEQDIFHTPRGVGFVYFFTIILLVYLIFAFMARIGDVSIVAMNGLFQSDPISNLLKACSCAAVLVSLVYSKQYLTDRALFRPDFIVLVLLALLGQFVLISGANLLTLYLGLELMALPTYALVAMRHSNEKSVEAGIKYFILGALASGFLLYGMSMLYGVTGSLDLIEIFRTVADPRVNHLVMAFGLVFIVSGLAFKLGVVPFHMWVPDVYQGAPTAVTLMIAAAPKLAAFALLFRLLVNTLLPLMGDWQPMLVILAVLSLVVGNVTAIAQTNIKRMLAYSAIAQMGFVLLGMLSVFDDHAFSASMFYVITYVLTTLGSFGLIMMLSRKGHDCETIDDLKGLNKRHPWFAFIGLVMMFSLAGIPPTVGFAAKLGVLEALVDGEHTFLAVIAVIASLIGAFYYLRVVKVMYFDEPKEEHAGEISGSGFARGLLSLNAILVLALGILPASLMAICLDTMRRTLLGA; encoded by the coding sequence ATGCAAGCATTTGACCTATACGCCGTCCTGCCGGAACTCGTTTTACTGGTAGTCGCCTGCCTGTTGTTGGTAGCGAGTGTTTATGTACCTGAGCGTCAGCCAGCAAGCCCTGGAGTGGAGCAGGATATATTCCATACGCCACGTGGTGTTGGTTTTGTTTACTTTTTCACCATCATCTTGTTGGTGTATTTGATTTTTGCATTCATGGCTCGCATAGGGGATGTATCTATCGTAGCTATGAACGGCTTATTTCAGTCGGATCCTATCTCAAACCTCCTGAAAGCATGTTCATGTGCTGCAGTATTGGTGAGCTTAGTGTATTCAAAGCAATATCTGACTGATCGCGCATTATTCCGTCCTGACTTTATTGTTTTGGTTTTGCTAGCCCTATTAGGTCAATTTGTATTAATTTCCGGTGCAAACCTACTCACACTCTATCTAGGTCTTGAGCTGATGGCTTTACCAACTTATGCTTTGGTTGCGATGCGTCACAGCAACGAGAAGAGTGTTGAGGCGGGCATTAAGTACTTCATCCTTGGAGCCCTGGCATCTGGTTTCTTGCTCTACGGCATGTCTATGTTGTATGGCGTAACTGGTTCGCTCGATTTAATTGAGATCTTTAGAACTGTCGCGGATCCTCGTGTAAATCATTTGGTTATGGCCTTTGGCTTGGTATTTATTGTTTCTGGCTTGGCCTTTAAGTTAGGGGTTGTGCCGTTTCATATGTGGGTTCCTGATGTATACCAAGGCGCTCCGACAGCGGTGACTTTAATGATTGCCGCTGCACCTAAGCTAGCTGCTTTTGCCCTGCTATTTAGACTCTTAGTAAATACACTGTTACCGCTAATGGGTGATTGGCAGCCAATGCTAGTGATCCTTGCTGTTCTATCCCTGGTGGTCGGAAACGTCACTGCTATTGCGCAAACCAATATCAAGCGGATGCTGGCTTACTCTGCGATTGCGCAAATGGGCTTTGTGTTGCTGGGTATGTTATCCGTGTTTGATGATCATGCATTTAGCGCGTCAATGTTCTATGTGATTACCTATGTATTAACTACCTTAGGTAGTTTCGGCCTCATCATGATGTTGTCACGCAAGGGCCATGATTGCGAAACTATTGACGACCTCAAGGGGCTAAATAAGCGCCATCCTTGGTTTGCCTTTATTGGCTTGGTCATGATGTTCTCTTTAGCTGGTATTCCGCCAACAGTGGGCTTTGCTGCCAAACTTGGCGTACTTGAAGCTTTGGTTGATGGTGAGCATACCTTCTTGGCAGTGATTGCGGTGATCGCATCCTTGATTGGTGCGTTCTATTACTTGCGAGTTGTTAAGGTGATGTACTTTGATGAGCCAAAAGAAGAGCATGCTGGTGAGATTTCTGGATCTGGCTTTGCTCGTGGATTATTGAGCTTGAATGCAATATTGGTTCTAGCTTTAGGAATTTTGCCAGCTAGCCTAATGGCGATTTGCTTAGACACCATGCGCCGCACTTTATTAGGTGCTTAG
- a CDS encoding NUDIX domain-containing protein, whose protein sequence is MTEKSFKDLPIGEAHLREERLSGEDIYGGIFLNMKRDQVSLPDGNQAVREYLTHPGAVAILAILDDGRVLMERQYRYPIAKACIEIPAGKLEVGEDRLLCAQRELEEETGYSASKWSFIRRIHPVISYSTEFIDIYLAEGLVSGKSHLDDEEFLDVFAAPLEQLLEWVEQGEITDVKTTIATYWLDRYRRGLVSPKAILG, encoded by the coding sequence ATGACTGAAAAATCATTTAAAGACCTGCCAATTGGTGAAGCCCATTTGAGGGAAGAGCGCTTATCTGGTGAGGATATTTATGGCGGCATCTTTTTGAACATGAAACGCGATCAAGTTAGCTTGCCAGATGGAAATCAGGCTGTACGTGAATATCTTACACACCCTGGCGCAGTCGCTATTCTGGCAATCTTGGATGATGGTAGGGTGCTGATGGAGCGCCAATATCGCTATCCCATTGCAAAGGCCTGTATTGAGATTCCTGCGGGTAAGCTGGAAGTTGGTGAGGATCGATTGCTTTGCGCCCAACGCGAGCTTGAAGAGGAGACGGGCTACTCTGCAAGTAAGTGGAGTTTTATTCGCCGTATCCATCCCGTGATTTCCTATTCGACAGAATTTATTGACATCTATCTCGCTGAGGGTTTGGTGTCCGGCAAAAGCCACTTAGATGATGAAGAGTTTTTAGACGTATTTGCTGCCCCTCTAGAGCAATTATTAGAGTGGGTAGAGCAGGGAGAGATTACCGACGTGAAGACAACCATTGCGACTTATTGGTTGGATCGCTATCGTCGTGGTTTAGTAAGTCCTAAGGCAATCTTGGGGTAA
- a CDS encoding DUF1178 family protein: MKVYNLACPLSHRFEGWFASEEDCLAQQDKGMLACPICDSTEISRMPSAPHIAKSGSSKEVPTSTELTVASSAETVHAGVSGTLSGDVLALTGSGHAQLEAQVQAAFLKGMRELMGKSEDVGSSFAEEARKIHYKESPERSIRGQTTLDEAEALRDEGIEVLAMPIMPAFKNTLQ, encoded by the coding sequence ATGAAAGTTTATAACCTCGCTTGTCCTCTGTCTCATCGCTTTGAGGGATGGTTTGCCTCTGAGGAGGATTGTCTTGCTCAGCAAGACAAGGGGATGCTGGCGTGCCCTATTTGCGATAGTACGGAAATTTCCCGGATGCCATCGGCACCACATATTGCTAAATCAGGATCTAGTAAAGAGGTCCCGACTTCAACTGAGCTAACCGTCGCAAGCTCAGCCGAAACTGTTCATGCCGGTGTCAGCGGCACATTGAGTGGTGATGTCCTTGCTTTGACTGGTAGCGGTCATGCTCAGTTAGAGGCACAGGTACAGGCAGCTTTTTTAAAAGGCATGCGTGAATTAATGGGTAAATCTGAAGATGTTGGAAGCTCTTTCGCAGAAGAGGCTAGAAAGATTCATTACAAAGAGTCACCCGAGCGCAGCATTCGTGGTCAAACCACTCTTGATGAAGCTGAGGCTTTGCGAGATGAGGGGATTGAGGTATTGGCAATGCCTATCATGCCCGCCTTCAAAAACACCTTGCAATAG
- a CDS encoding CoA-acylating methylmalonate-semialdehyde dehydrogenase: MSAPQAFTSKEDIGHFVGGKVVNPKDGRFADVFNPSTGAVARRVALASRKEVDDVVANAQAAFQTWSQTSPLRRARIMFKYLELLNANRDELAAIITAEHGKVFTDAQGEVTRGIEIVEFATGIPELLKGDYTEQVSTDIDNWVMRQPLGVVAGVTPFNFPVMVPMWMFPVAIACGNSFILKPSPTDPSASLFMAKLLKEAGLPDGVFNVVQGDKEAVDALIENPDVKAVSFVGSTPIANYIYERCAHFGKRSQALGGAKNHMVVMPDADIDKTIDALIGAAYGSAGERCMAISVAVLVGDVAEKIMPKLIERTKTLKVKNGMELDAEMGPIVTKTALERITGYIDSGVASGAKLLVDGRGLKVAGHENGFFIGGSLFDNVTSDMKIYLEEIFGPVLSCMRVANFTEALNLVNSCEFGNGVACFTSDGNIAREFARRVQVGMVGINVPIPVPMAWHGFGGWKKSLFGDMHAYGKEGVRFYTKQKSVMQRWPESIAKGAEFVMPTSK; the protein is encoded by the coding sequence ATGAGCGCACCCCAAGCATTCACATCAAAAGAAGATATTGGCCATTTCGTTGGCGGTAAAGTCGTCAACCCGAAAGATGGTCGTTTCGCCGATGTATTTAATCCCTCCACAGGCGCTGTCGCAAGACGCGTAGCTTTAGCTAGCCGTAAAGAGGTTGATGATGTTGTAGCAAATGCTCAGGCAGCATTCCAAACTTGGAGTCAGACCTCACCATTGCGCCGTGCCCGCATTATGTTTAAGTATCTTGAGCTACTCAACGCGAACCGTGATGAGTTGGCCGCCATCATTACTGCTGAACACGGCAAAGTATTTACTGATGCCCAGGGTGAAGTTACCCGCGGTATTGAAATTGTGGAGTTCGCTACCGGCATTCCAGAACTACTCAAGGGCGATTACACCGAGCAAGTGTCTACAGATATTGATAACTGGGTGATGCGCCAACCTTTAGGCGTGGTTGCTGGTGTAACGCCTTTTAACTTCCCGGTGATGGTGCCAATGTGGATGTTCCCAGTCGCGATTGCCTGTGGCAACTCCTTCATTCTGAAGCCTAGCCCTACCGATCCATCTGCATCCTTGTTCATGGCCAAGCTATTAAAAGAAGCTGGCTTGCCTGATGGCGTATTTAACGTGGTGCAAGGCGATAAAGAAGCTGTGGATGCTTTGATTGAGAATCCCGATGTCAAGGCAGTGAGTTTTGTAGGCTCTACCCCCATTGCCAACTACATCTATGAGCGTTGCGCGCACTTTGGTAAGCGCTCCCAAGCATTAGGTGGCGCTAAGAATCACATGGTGGTGATGCCTGATGCTGATATCGATAAAACGATTGATGCTTTGATTGGTGCAGCCTATGGCTCTGCTGGTGAGCGTTGCATGGCAATCTCAGTAGCGGTTTTGGTTGGTGATGTTGCCGAGAAAATCATGCCAAAACTCATCGAGCGTACCAAGACCCTGAAGGTAAAGAATGGTATGGAACTCGATGCCGAAATGGGTCCTATCGTTACTAAAACTGCTTTAGAGCGCATCACTGGCTACATTGATAGCGGTGTTGCTTCTGGCGCAAAGCTACTAGTAGACGGTCGTGGTTTGAAGGTAGCGGGCCATGAGAATGGCTTCTTTATTGGTGGCAGCCTTTTCGATAACGTTACCTCAGACATGAAGATCTACCTAGAAGAAATTTTCGGGCCAGTACTCTCCTGTATGCGCGTAGCGAACTTCACCGAAGCCCTCAATTTAGTGAACTCTTGCGAGTTTGGTAATGGCGTAGCCTGCTTTACGAGCGATGGCAATATTGCTCGTGAATTTGCGCGCCGCGTTCAGGTGGGCATGGTTGGTATTAACGTACCTATTCCAGTTCCAATGGCTTGGCATGGTTTTGGTGGTTGGAAGAAATCCCTCTTTGGCGATATGCATGCCTACGGCAAAGAAGGCGTTCGTTTCTATACCAAGCAAAAGAGTGTGATGCAGCGCTGGCCTGAGAGCATTGCTAAGGGCGCAGAGTTTGTGATGCCGACTTCGAAGTAA
- a CDS encoding NADH:flavin oxidoreductase/NADH oxidase, whose protein sequence is MSLLFSSYVLGSPKGSLTLSNRVVVAPMCQYSAVNGEAQDWHLMHWGNLLNSGAGLFIIEATGVTPEGRITPVCLGLWDDRTEAALKDKLTRARSLAPVTPVFIQLAHAGRKASSASPWAGGQLLSKEQGGWDMVAPSAIPQLKDERLPHELSKTELAELITAFVIAAQRAERIGIDGIELHGAHGYLLHQFLSPIANQRTDEYGGSYENRIRFPLELFAAVRKAYQGVLGIRISASDWIEGGWTPEETADFATRLKPLGCDFVHISSGGISQLQKIAIGPNYQVPFAKIVKDKSGIPTMTVGLITDPQQAEDILQKGDADLIALARAFLYKPRWAWEAAAALGGIVPSNERYWRCLPREAQAIFGDVKVGQR, encoded by the coding sequence ATGAGTCTTTTATTTTCCAGTTATGTTCTTGGGTCCCCCAAGGGGTCTTTGACCCTTTCAAACCGGGTGGTTGTGGCACCAATGTGCCAATACTCTGCAGTCAATGGAGAGGCTCAGGATTGGCATCTAATGCACTGGGGCAATCTCCTGAATAGCGGCGCAGGACTTTTCATTATCGAAGCCACTGGTGTGACCCCTGAAGGGCGGATTACGCCTGTATGTCTAGGTCTATGGGATGACCGCACAGAAGCAGCCCTGAAAGACAAGCTGACGAGAGCCCGGAGTTTAGCTCCAGTTACCCCGGTATTTATTCAGCTGGCGCATGCTGGTCGCAAGGCCTCAAGTGCAAGCCCTTGGGCTGGTGGTCAACTACTCTCTAAAGAGCAGGGTGGCTGGGATATGGTTGCCCCTTCAGCCATCCCACAGCTCAAGGATGAACGCTTGCCGCATGAGCTCTCAAAAACAGAGTTAGCCGAGCTCATTACTGCATTTGTTATTGCTGCGCAGCGCGCTGAGCGGATTGGGATTGATGGCATTGAGTTGCATGGTGCCCATGGCTATCTGTTGCATCAGTTTTTGTCGCCGATCGCCAATCAACGGACGGATGAATATGGCGGCTCTTATGAAAACCGCATCCGCTTCCCATTGGAATTATTTGCGGCGGTACGAAAAGCCTATCAAGGTGTTTTAGGTATCCGCATCTCTGCAAGCGATTGGATTGAGGGTGGTTGGACGCCTGAAGAAACAGCTGATTTTGCTACTCGACTGAAGCCCTTGGGATGTGATTTTGTTCATATTTCGTCAGGGGGGATTTCTCAATTGCAAAAGATTGCGATTGGGCCAAATTACCAAGTGCCATTCGCCAAGATTGTGAAAGACAAGTCTGGTATTCCAACGATGACAGTTGGCTTAATTACCGACCCTCAGCAAGCTGAAGATATCTTGCAAAAAGGGGATGCAGATTTAATCGCTCTAGCACGTGCATTTTTGTATAAACCCCGTTGGGCCTGGGAAGCTGCTGCTGCCTTGGGTGGCATCGTGCCTTCAAATGAGCGTTACTGGCGCTGTTTACCGCGTGAAGCTCAAGCCATTTTTGGCGATGTCAAAGTAGGGCAGCGATAA
- a CDS encoding SprT family zinc-dependent metalloprotease, which produces MKQHSLRESWLEDAVRHLEPVFSKAGYAIPPVRVSCGFPASSSPRTTLGQCWPRERSGGGVNEIFISPKLDDPVQLLDTLVHELCHAVDDCFSGHGEDFKGIAQTVGLEGPARMAHATEELVVRLMMISQELGPYPHQAIVFPPPRPSNASRNKAKCSQCGYEVTLLKKWATYGAPICPKDNIRMQEALIETIENTTEHDTESVTGSKRMVDEIRRAIS; this is translated from the coding sequence ATGAAACAACACTCCCTAAGAGAATCTTGGTTAGAAGATGCTGTGAGACATTTGGAGCCTGTATTCTCAAAGGCGGGATATGCCATACCCCCAGTGAGAGTGTCTTGTGGCTTCCCGGCCTCTAGTAGTCCGAGAACAACGCTGGGACAATGTTGGCCACGCGAGCGCTCTGGTGGTGGAGTTAACGAGATCTTTATTTCACCTAAGTTAGACGATCCCGTTCAGTTATTAGACACCTTGGTGCATGAGCTGTGCCATGCCGTGGACGATTGCTTCAGCGGCCATGGTGAGGACTTCAAGGGTATTGCTCAGACTGTTGGTTTGGAAGGCCCCGCCAGAATGGCACATGCAACCGAAGAGTTGGTGGTGCGTCTCATGATGATCAGTCAAGAGCTTGGGCCATATCCACATCAGGCAATTGTTTTTCCGCCTCCAAGGCCGAGTAATGCGAGTCGCAATAAAGCCAAATGTAGCCAGTGTGGATATGAGGTGACACTACTGAAGAAGTGGGCAACTTATGGCGCACCTATTTGCCCAAAAGACAATATTCGAATGCAAGAAGCGCTGATCGAGACGATCGAAAATACAACTGAGCACGATACAGAGTCTGTTACTGGCTCTAAACGTATGGTGGATGAGATTCGTCGAGCGATTAGCTGA
- a CDS encoding tetratricopeptide repeat protein — translation MTQQMLQAFQGQHLDTAERLAKMILKAKPRDLVALQVYGLSLAMQGRIADSVPPLYAASQQDQKNPELLSNLAKAQHGAGLYADAIQTYKKLDRLIPNNAQILTDMGTALAKSKFYDEAGALFDRAIEIQPDYFLAWSNRGNLLSDLRFSKDAVVSYQKALELNPGYAEAWTNYGNALFALNKYEDAKSAHEEALKIDARFGEAWFNYGNTLLELKKVDESLDAYDKAFSIKPDVPYLMGQLFVAKTTLCAWDGSPSEQMLLDLVAKGELPTIPFNLLQTTANLVLQKICAKNFSEDRFPKFDISRIGNQQKRSDNKIRIGYFSSDFRDHPVGILIENLLKLHDREKFEIFGFFLNPACGDALEQRLIASFDGVIDLHNTSDQAAVDLILSNCLDIAIDLNGHTSGARTALFARKLAPIQINYLGYAGTSGTNFYDALVADKVVVPEEHQSYYSEPIAYLPNSFFPVDTSISVGSFGPLPTRASQGLPELGFIFACFNNAYKIRPLIFDVWMGLLRDLPGSVLWLSKPSITAQFNLQQEAERRGIDSSRLIFATRTPGRLEHLSRLRLADLFLDTPNYNAHATTADALWAGLPVLTQIGNTFAGRVAASQITALGLSELIANSEDEYITKALEFATNPSTLKAVRQRLEDNRAQSPLFDTRRYVNDLEAIYIDLLNKANLL, via the coding sequence ATGACCCAGCAAATGCTTCAAGCATTTCAAGGGCAGCATTTAGATACGGCCGAGAGGTTGGCAAAGATGATCTTGAAGGCAAAACCGAGGGATTTGGTGGCACTTCAAGTTTATGGGCTTTCCTTGGCTATGCAGGGGCGTATAGCTGACTCAGTGCCACCTTTATATGCGGCATCTCAGCAGGATCAAAAAAATCCTGAGCTTCTGTCGAATCTTGCAAAAGCTCAGCATGGGGCAGGGCTGTATGCTGATGCAATTCAGACTTATAAAAAGTTAGATCGCTTGATTCCTAATAATGCGCAAATTTTGACAGATATGGGAACAGCATTGGCTAAGTCTAAGTTTTATGATGAGGCAGGGGCATTGTTTGACAGGGCCATAGAAATTCAACCAGATTATTTTTTAGCTTGGTCCAATCGCGGAAATCTGCTCTCTGATTTACGTTTTTCTAAAGATGCTGTTGTGAGCTATCAAAAAGCTCTTGAGCTTAATCCTGGGTATGCTGAAGCTTGGACCAATTATGGAAATGCCCTATTTGCGCTAAATAAATACGAAGATGCTAAATCCGCTCATGAGGAGGCTCTTAAGATTGATGCCCGCTTCGGTGAAGCTTGGTTTAATTATGGAAATACTCTGCTAGAGTTAAAGAAAGTCGATGAGTCTCTAGATGCATATGACAAAGCCTTTAGCATCAAACCAGACGTCCCATACTTAATGGGTCAGCTATTCGTCGCCAAGACAACTCTTTGTGCTTGGGATGGCAGTCCTTCTGAGCAGATGCTTTTGGATTTAGTTGCGAAGGGCGAACTTCCAACAATCCCCTTTAATTTATTACAAACTACGGCTAATTTAGTTTTGCAAAAAATTTGTGCCAAGAATTTTTCTGAGGATAGATTTCCAAAGTTTGACATTTCTAGAATTGGGAATCAACAAAAAAGATCAGACAATAAAATTCGAATTGGATATTTTTCATCAGACTTTAGAGATCACCCTGTTGGCATCCTGATAGAAAATCTGCTCAAGTTGCATGATCGCGAGAAATTTGAAATTTTCGGATTCTTTTTAAATCCTGCATGCGGGGATGCGCTTGAACAGCGTTTAATTGCTAGTTTTGATGGTGTAATTGATTTGCACAATACTAGCGATCAAGCAGCAGTTGATTTAATTCTTTCAAATTGCCTGGATATTGCCATTGATCTCAATGGGCATACTAGTGGTGCAAGAACGGCTTTATTTGCAAGAAAACTTGCGCCAATTCAGATCAATTATTTGGGTTACGCTGGCACATCAGGGACTAATTTCTATGATGCATTAGTTGCTGATAAGGTTGTAGTGCCTGAAGAGCATCAGAGTTATTACTCTGAGCCCATCGCTTACCTGCCAAATTCTTTTTTCCCAGTCGATACAAGTATCTCAGTCGGATCTTTTGGCCCTTTGCCAACAAGGGCTAGCCAAGGTCTTCCAGAGCTTGGATTTATATTTGCTTGTTTTAATAATGCCTATAAAATCAGGCCACTTATTTTTGACGTATGGATGGGATTACTCAGGGATTTACCAGGTAGTGTTTTGTGGCTTTCAAAGCCTTCAATCACGGCGCAATTCAACCTACAGCAAGAAGCTGAGAGAAGGGGGATTGATTCTTCTAGATTGATATTTGCCACTAGGACACCGGGGCGATTGGAGCATTTGAGTAGATTACGACTAGCAGATTTATTTTTAGATACCCCAAATTACAATGCCCACGCTACAACTGCAGATGCTTTGTGGGCTGGATTACCGGTACTGACGCAGATTGGAAATACATTTGCGGGACGGGTTGCTGCAAGTCAAATTACTGCACTAGGTTTAAGCGAGTTGATAGCCAACTCTGAAGATGAATACATTACAAAGGCTTTAGAGTTTGCAACAAACCCCTCGACCCTTAAAGCTGTTCGACAGCGCTTAGAGGATAACCGTGCTCAATCTCCGCTATTTGATACAAGGCGTTACGTCAATGATTTAGAGGCTATCTATATTGACCTGTTAAACAAGGCTAACTTGCTTTAA
- the dnaQ gene encoding DNA polymerase III subunit epsilon has protein sequence MRQVILDTETTGLNPATGDRIIEIGCVEMVGRRLTDRTFHYYINPERDIDAGAFAVHGLSREFLSDKPVFSNIVEELIEFVDGAEVVIHNAAFDLGFLDNEFALLKRPAFRGLASKITDTLLEARQMFPGKRNSLDALCERFAISNQHRTLHGALLDAQLLAEVYVAMTRGQEDLSIDLIDYTVGTDASGQTKALPTKLKIVAASEEDCQLHEKILAEIAKASKKDLSWSLDEIKAS, from the coding sequence ATGCGTCAAGTTATTCTCGATACCGAAACAACCGGCCTGAATCCCGCTACAGGCGATCGTATTATTGAAATTGGCTGCGTTGAGATGGTAGGTCGTCGCCTAACTGATCGCACCTTTCATTACTACATTAATCCTGAGCGTGATATCGATGCCGGAGCCTTTGCGGTACATGGACTCTCTCGTGAATTTCTATCTGACAAGCCGGTATTTTCAAATATTGTGGAAGAGTTAATTGAATTTGTTGATGGGGCTGAAGTAGTTATTCATAATGCGGCGTTTGACTTAGGCTTTCTCGATAACGAATTTGCACTGCTCAAGCGCCCGGCCTTTAGGGGTCTTGCCTCAAAAATTACTGACACCCTACTTGAAGCCCGCCAAATGTTTCCGGGTAAGCGCAACTCGCTTGATGCTCTCTGTGAACGCTTTGCGATTAGCAATCAACATCGAACCTTGCACGGCGCTTTATTGGACGCCCAATTATTGGCTGAAGTCTACGTAGCGATGACGCGTGGTCAAGAAGATCTATCGATTGACCTGATTGATTACACCGTTGGTACTGATGCTTCAGGACAAACCAAAGCTTTGCCAACAAAGCTAAAAATCGTAGCTGCGAGCGAGGAAGATTGTCAACTACATGAAAAGATATTGGCTGAAATTGCCAAGGCAAGTAAAAAGGATCTCAGCTGGAGTCTAGATGAAATTAAAGCAAGTTAG